The Methylopila sp. M107 genome contains the following window.
GTCCCGAGTCAACAGAGGGGCCGGTTACCGCAGCAACGATCGCGGCGGGACATGGTTGCGGAAAGCCGGTGGATGGCCGGCATGCGCAATTGACGGCTTTTCAAGGCGGCTTCTAAAGTTGGGGCCGCAACACGTTGCGGCGGCGATTGTTTCGGCGACGGCCGGACCGGGGGAACGTTTGGGAGATCTGGATCAGGCGCTTCACCGTCTCAACGCGGCTCTCGAGGCCGCGGAGGCGGCCGTCGGCCGTGCGATCGACGGCGCCGACGCCGCGAGCGAGCGCGAGGCGGAGCTGCAGGCCTTCGCGGACGATCGCACCCGTCTCGCCGAACTGCTCGACGGCTCCGCCGCCAAGGCCGAGACCGCGCGGCGCGCCGAGCTCAAGATCCGCGACGAGGTGGCGTCCCGCGTCGACGCCGCGATCGCGGCGGTCGAGAGCGTGCTGGCGGAGGCCGGCTGAGTCATGCCGCAGGTGATTTCATGCCCCAGGTGACGGTCCAGATCGGCGGACGCGACTACAAGATGGCCTGCGGCGAGGGCGAGGAGGCGCATCTGCTTTCGCTCGGCCGCATGGTCGACGAACGCCACGCGCAGCTGAAAGTCCAGTTCGGCGAAGTGGGAGACATCCGCCTCTCGGTCATGACCGCGATCATGATGGCGGACGAGCTCAACGAGGCGAAGCGCAAGGGCGCGGCGCTCGCAAGCGAG
Protein-coding sequences here:
- a CDS encoding DUF4164 family protein, which codes for MGDLDQALHRLNAALEAAEAAVGRAIDGADAASEREAELQAFADDRTRLAELLDGSAAKAETARRAELKIRDEVASRVDAAIAAVESVLAEAG
- a CDS encoding cell division protein ZapA, whose translation is MPQVTVQIGGRDYKMACGEGEEAHLLSLGRMVDERHAQLKVQFGEVGDIRLSVMTAIMMADELNEAKRKGAALASEIKALQLAGDDAVKAYDARHADVADQLAAAAERLERMAAELSDGTRRD